In Streptomyces sp. 840.1, one DNA window encodes the following:
- a CDS encoding DUF4352 domain-containing protein — translation MSQYTQPQQPYIPAQTPGLRPARNGLGVAALILGLIGAVSGLIPFLFWLAGILGLIALILGLVGRGRAKRGEATNKRMATFGAALGLIALILSVVGAVITFKAVDDAVSDLNKAVSDTTASAKPKAGGDTGKNADTGAQGKKEGTAGALEAGDSAVYDDDLTVTVGDATSYSASSFAAGHTRGNKAYRVAVVIENAGKDKFDSALVSVEARAGKDGVDAEQIFDDKVGEGFSGTVLPGKKVTVLYAFDAPADAKSLTVEVNPGFTYDATQWDLKL, via the coding sequence ATGTCCCAGTACACCCAGCCGCAGCAGCCGTACATCCCCGCCCAGACACCCGGTCTGCGCCCCGCACGCAACGGGCTCGGCGTCGCGGCGCTGATCCTCGGTCTCATCGGCGCGGTCTCGGGTCTGATCCCGTTCCTCTTCTGGCTGGCAGGCATCCTCGGCCTGATCGCGCTGATCCTGGGCCTGGTGGGCCGCGGTCGCGCCAAGAGGGGCGAGGCGACGAACAAGCGCATGGCCACGTTCGGCGCGGCCCTCGGCCTGATCGCGCTGATCCTCTCGGTGGTCGGCGCCGTGATCACGTTCAAGGCGGTCGACGACGCGGTGAGCGACCTGAACAAGGCGGTGTCGGACACAACGGCCTCAGCGAAGCCGAAGGCGGGCGGGGACACCGGCAAGAACGCGGACACCGGGGCCCAGGGCAAGAAGGAGGGCACCGCCGGGGCCCTGGAGGCCGGCGACTCGGCGGTCTACGACGACGACCTCACGGTCACGGTCGGCGACGCGACCTCGTACTCCGCGAGCTCGTTCGCCGCCGGTCACACCAGGGGCAACAAGGCCTACCGCGTGGCCGTCGTCATCGAGAACGCGGGCAAGGACAAGTTCGACTCCGCGCTCGTCAGCGTCGAGGCGCGCGCCGGGAAGGACGGGGTCGACGCCGAGCAGATCTTCGACGACAAGGTCGGCGAGGGCTTCAGCGGTACGGTCCTGCCGGGCAAGAAGGTCACGGTCCTCTACGCCTTCGA